GGATGAAGGCCGCGTTGTAAGGCGCCTGCCGGCGGGTCGTGAGCCAGCGCCGCAGGCCGTAGCGGCCCCAGGGCGAGAACCCCACGACCACCAGCCGGCCTTCGCCGATCAGCACGCGTTCGGCCTCGCGCAGGACCTGATGCGGGGAGTCACTGAAGTCCAGTGTGTGCGGCAGCACCACGGCGTCGATGGAGTCCGCCCGCAGCGGCCATTCGCTGTCGCGGACCGCGGCGCGTTCGTAATCCGCGCCGGCCGCAGGAGCGGTGTCGGTCGTGTCGAGCACGAACTTGCGTCGCACCCGACAGTCACGCAGCGCCGCGTCGCGCCAGCCGGGATCACCCACCTGCACCAGGTAGTAACCGAATACGTTGCCGAGCAGCTCGCGCACCGCCGCGCGCTCGTGTCGCGCGAGCCGACGACCGGTCGGCGTCGCGAACCAGTCACGCAGGCCGGCTACCGCAGGGCGAGAATCGGAAGCGACCGCGGGCGGGTTTGGCGACATGGGCTGGGTTGACCGTTCGGGAGCGCAAACCTACCATGCCGACGCATGTTCCGCACCGCGACTGCATGGCTCGCAGCGCCGATCCTGTTCGTCGCGATCGGCGGCTGCGCCGGCGTGGATTCCCCACCGCCCGAGGCCGCCGGGCAGTCGTCGGCCGCGGCGCCGACGCTGGTCGATACACACACACCAGGCGCGAAGCCGTCGCTTCCGGCAAAGCCTGTCGAGGCCCCGCGGACGCTCGCGTCGGCGCCCACCGACGAGCAACGCTGTTGGCCGGCGCCCGTCGCCGAGGTCGATCCACCGGAAGGTTTCGCCGATCACGATGATCTGTGGGCCCGCATGCGCGGCCTGTACGCGCTGGGCGATGCCGAGGACGCGCGCGTCGCGCGCCAGGTCAGCGAATACGCTGCGAACCCCGAGCTTCTGTACCGTCTGACGGCCGCCGGCACGCCGTACCTGCATCACATCGTCGAGGCGGTCGAGGCACGTGGTCTGCCCGGCGAACT
The Chromatiales bacterium DNA segment above includes these coding regions:
- a CDS encoding methyltransferase domain-containing protein codes for the protein MSPNPPAVASDSRPAVAGLRDWFATPTGRRLARHERAAVRELLGNVFGYYLVQVGDPGWRDAALRDCRVRRKFVLDTTDTAPAAGADYERAAVRDSEWPLRADSIDAVVLPHTLDFSDSPHQVLREAERVLIGEGRLVVVGFSPWGRYGLRRWLTTRRQAPYNAAFIRLGRLADWLELLGMKIDTVRPVHIRPSREPARSRWPGAGLAAAYAVLAVRRRATLTPLRPRAARFSIAARPEIADQGRVPTPRSGPPHS